The sequence TAAAAACAGTCGCTCGGGATCATGTGCTGGATTTATCATCAGCGCGAATTTTCATTGCTAATGAATTATCCAAGCTTTTAAAAATAGATGCCGCATCGAAAAAAATAATATCAGATTTAGCCTTTATGTTTTTAGAACCTAATCTTATTTTCAGCAAAGAGAAAACCGAAATGAACCGCCAAGCGGAAATAGAGGCAATCCCGAAAACTAAGGGCTTGGTATTTAGAGGCGAATTAATAATCAAGTCTAATGAGCGAATAACAGAAGTGCATCGTGATAAGCTGGTTTCATTAGCCAAGTATAAACTAGAACGTCTTCAGGGCAAAAGCGTTATAAATTATATCTTGCCGCCAATGGGAAGAATGTTTTTTGTAGCTTTCCCGATACTGTTTTTTATATTCTATCTCTATTTTTTCAGAAGAAAAATCTATAACACTAACAGTTCCATTTTAGTGGTTGCAATATTAATTGGCGCAGAGGTGTTGTTATTAAACACCGTACTTTCCCAAAATTACCTTTCAAAATATCTCGTTCCTTTGACTATTGCCTCTATGCTGGCAACAATTTTGTTTGATGAGGAAGTGGGCTTAATATTAACGTTTTCTTTGGGATTGCTGGCAGGCGTGCTTTCGGGTTTCAAGCTGGACATAACCTTTGTTACTATTATATCCGGAGTGGTCGCCAGTTTTTCTGTACGCAAAGTCCGTCACCGCCAGGAATTTTATCGTCCCTTATTGTATCTATGTCTTACTTATGGAGGCTCGGTTTATATCATCGAATCACTAAAACTTACGCCCTCGCCGGAGTTAATATCGCATGTTTGGATGTCAATTCTCAATGGCTTTCTTTCACCTATTCTGACAATAGGCTTGCTGCCGCTTTTTGAAACAGGTTTTGGCATCACCACCGATGTTACCCTGCTGGAACTGTCTGACTTGAACCGGCCTTTATTAAAACGTCTGGCTTTAGAGGCTCCGGGCACATACCATCACTCGCTAATGATTGGCACTTTAGCGGAGGATGCCGCAGAGGCGATTGGCGCCAATTCGCTTTTGGCGAGAGTGGGATCGTATTACCATGACATAGGCAAAATACAAAAACCGGAATATTTTGTCGAAAACCAATCGGGCGGTGTTAACAAACATGAGAAACTGACTCCTACTATGTCGGCTATGATTCTGGAAGCTCATGTCAAAGAAGGAATCGAACTTGCCTTGAAACATAATTTGCCAAAGAGCATTATAGATTTTATAACCGGTCATCATGGTACCAGCACCATGACTTATTTCTATGACAAATCTCAGAAAGAAATAGGCGATGCGGCTGATGTTAGAGATTTCCAATATCCGGGACCTAATCCTGAGACCAAGGAAGTAGCTATCGTAATGCTGGCTGATTCCGTAGAGGCGGCCTCGCGAACGCTTGATGATCCCAAACCGTCCCGTATAAGAAATCTTGTCCACCGAATATTTATGGATAAATTTAATTCGGGATTGCTCGAAAAGTCTAATTTAACACTTCGCGATTTAAAAACAATAGAAGACAGCTTTGTCAGAGTGTTGATTGCAACTTTCCATAAACGCATCAAATATCCTGAACAAAAGAGAGTGCTATCATAAAAGTTTCATTTGCTTACTCGGATAAACGTTTTAAGCTGCCCTTGGCGCAGATAAAAAAAATCCTTAATCGGCTGGCAAAAGAGCATAAAGCTCAAGGCGAATTATTTGTTGTCTTTAATAATGACAAACAGATGAGCAGTTTGAATTATCAATTTAAAAAGAAAAATCGCCCTACCGATGTTTTAGCATTCAATCTTGCGGAAAATACGGCGAATAACTATATTGAGGGTGAGATTTATGTTAATTTGCAAATTGCCAAAAGACAAGCCGCTGAATATGAAGCAACGTATTTGGAAGAAGTAATTCGGCTTTGCCTTCATGGTTTTTTGCATCTGTTAGGATATGATGATTTAAATACTAACGCCAAAAAAGAGATGTGGATCATTCAGGAAAATTATTTAACAAGTTTTAAGGAACATTAATGGAAACAAAAGATAATTCAGAACCTCCCAGTAGTGGCTATCATCAGAACGGTTTTTGGACTCGGCTAAAAAGGCTGTTTAAAAAAGAACCAGCCGCAAAACTTTCCCAAAGTCAAAAAGATGCATTCATAGAAAAATCGATTGAGGAATTCTCAACTAATATTTCTATGGAGGCCGAAAAACTCGAACAAGCGGCTAAAAAAATGATTCACGGCATCATCGATTTATCTGATACGGCTGTTAAAGAAATTATGGTTCCGCGCGTTGACATCGTGGGAATTGAGGAAGGCGCTTCATTAGCTGAAATAATTGAATTGGTAAAAAAAACAGGTCATTCCCGATTTCCTTTCTATCGAGAATCGCTTGATGAAATAAAAGGTATTCTCTATATCAAGGACGTGTTTGTCGATTACCCTTCCTCTAATGATACAACCTTAGATACAATCACTCGTCCGGCCTACTTTGTCCCGGAAAATAAAAAAGCCAGCGAGTTATTAAAGGAGATGAAAATGAATAAAATTCATCTCTCGATTGTTGTTGATGAATATGGCGGAACCGCTGGTTTAGTTACTCTCGAAGACGCCCTCGAAGAGATTGTTGGAGAAATTGAGGACGAATACGACCTTGAGGAACAAGTGGTTAAAAAAATCGATGAGACCCACTATTCTGTGAAAGGCAGTCTGCCTATTTCCGATCTCAACGAAGAGCTCGATCTGGATCTTCCTGAAGACCAGTTTGAAACTGTTGGAGGGGTCATATACGATATTGTCGGTAGGCTGCCCGAGCAGGGAACTACTATTGATTATCAATCCTTGAAATTTACAGCAGAAGTAATCGATGGTCAGCGAATAACCAGAGTTATTGTCGAACTCGTTCAGAATAAAATTACCAACAAGCAGAACACTAACAGCGAGTAATGTGTTTTAGCCGGAGTTTAACACTTGCGTTTTGATAAGACACAGCGCTGTAATATGTTAACCATAATTGCGATTAGAAATCCGACACAACAAGACTCTTCATTGAGGGCCTCGGGACTTTCAAAGCTTCGAAAATCTCAAGCTGCTTTGCATCCGCGCTCACCAAGGCATGATGATGACTATGAGATTAAGTTCGGTGATGATTATTGAGAGTGGTTTTAAAAGCATACGCGCCGAATAGGCAGGTCTCGGGGAGACCTGCCCTGCAGGCTTATAAAACCGCTGCTTATTTTGCAGCCATTTTTTCATCGGCTGTATTTTTCGCAGATGCTTGATTGGCGCTTCCTAAGACTTGCATCTTTTGTTTAACGATTTCTGTTATCGCATCCCGAGCAGGACCAAGTATTTTCCTCGGATCAAACTCTGCGATTTTCGTAGTTAGCACCTCTCT comes from Candidatus Zixiibacteriota bacterium and encodes:
- a CDS encoding HDIG domain-containing protein translates to MKKSRVSNNNVIKSGELTLEDAKERKYFDKDLLFRVILGAILILGITFLYPLEKLYQPLDVPNMGEVATEDLRAPFDFPIFKSEAELQQDRETVIANLRPVLIYDTLLSQMVSDKALNFFDYIDSSINKNLDNQTTISLIRNHYPALSDSVILSILTESQLIRNTTLSIVDSLISSGIMNNINSLPLQNSGLVTIYGPSEIKTVARDHVLDLSSARIFIANELSKLLKIDAASKKIISDLAFMFLEPNLIFSKEKTEMNRQAEIEAIPKTKGLVFRGELIIKSNERITEVHRDKLVSLAKYKLERLQGKSVINYILPPMGRMFFVAFPILFFIFYLYFFRRKIYNTNSSILVVAILIGAEVLLLNTVLSQNYLSKYLVPLTIASMLATILFDEEVGLILTFSLGLLAGVLSGFKLDITFVTIISGVVASFSVRKVRHRQEFYRPLLYLCLTYGGSVYIIESLKLTPSPELISHVWMSILNGFLSPILTIGLLPLFETGFGITTDVTLLELSDLNRPLLKRLALEAPGTYHHSLMIGTLAEDAAEAIGANSLLARVGSYYHDIGKIQKPEYFVENQSGGVNKHEKLTPTMSAMILEAHVKEGIELALKHNLPKSIIDFITGHHGTSTMTYFYDKSQKEIGDAADVRDFQYPGPNPETKEVAIVMLADSVEAASRTLDDPKPSRIRNLVHRIFMDKFNSGLLEKSNLTLRDLKTIEDSFVRVLIATFHKRIKYPEQKRVLS
- the ybeY gene encoding rRNA maturation RNase YbeY, translated to MAQIKKILNRLAKEHKAQGELFVVFNNDKQMSSLNYQFKKKNRPTDVLAFNLAENTANNYIEGEIYVNLQIAKRQAAEYEATYLEEVIRLCLHGFLHLLGYDDLNTNAKKEMWIIQENYLTSFKEH
- a CDS encoding HlyC/CorC family transporter; amino-acid sequence: METKDNSEPPSSGYHQNGFWTRLKRLFKKEPAAKLSQSQKDAFIEKSIEEFSTNISMEAEKLEQAAKKMIHGIIDLSDTAVKEIMVPRVDIVGIEEGASLAEIIELVKKTGHSRFPFYRESLDEIKGILYIKDVFVDYPSSNDTTLDTITRPAYFVPENKKASELLKEMKMNKIHLSIVVDEYGGTAGLVTLEDALEEIVGEIEDEYDLEEQVVKKIDETHYSVKGSLPISDLNEELDLDLPEDQFETVGGVIYDIVGRLPEQGTTIDYQSLKFTAEVIDGQRITRVIVELVQNKITNKQNTNSE